A window of the Pseudoliparis swirei isolate HS2019 ecotype Mariana Trench chromosome 13, NWPU_hadal_v1, whole genome shotgun sequence genome harbors these coding sequences:
- the LOC130203583 gene encoding zinc finger protein 503-like has translation MITSPTVLRNSTNPAWESGSAAEQGAVKIRQLFFHNSVSPGDPSRQASRLPLKVLKMLTARGGHILHPEYLQPLPSTPISPIELDAKKSPLALLAQTCSQIGKPDPPSSSKLSSAASNGSSDKETKSGPLKMSDIGAEDKSSFKPYSKSSEKKDSSSSLSGDKTSFRVPSATCQPFTPRTGSPSSCTSVSPLPSDGKAGDKDDKKESESNKSSTADNNGSHRISGNTSDGSQHHENTSGSKTVTSDSPSVTSSSSVLSSGLVAPVSPYKPGHTVFPMPPAGISYPGSLAGAYAGYPQSFLPHGMTLDPTKSSSQLLSAQFAAASSLGCSKAGTSPLSGSSPPSLMSASLCRDPYCLSYHCTSHLSGASSANCGHDSAAAAAALKSGYPLMYQTHPLHGVHSSAPSFNGHPLYPYGFILPNDPLPHICNWVSANGPCDKRFSSSEELLGHLRTHTAFAGTEKFISGYPGSSSLANAAAAAAMACHMHMPHSGSPGSPGTLALRGPHHPLGLSSRYHPYSKSPMHTPGAPVPMPAATGAYYSPYALYGQRLTTASALGYQ, from the exons ATGATCACATCGCCCACGGTCCTGAGAAATAGCACGAATCCAGCGTGGGAGAGCGGCTCCGCGGCGGAGCAGGGCGCAGTGAAGATCAGACAGCTATTCTTCCACAACTCCGTCTCTCCTGGAGACCCGTCTCGCCAAGCCAGTCGTCTCCCCTTAAAGGTTTTGAAAATGCTTACCGCTCGGGGAGGACACATTTTACACCCGGAGTACCTTCAGCCTTTACCGTCCACTCCTATCAGTCCCATCGAG CTGGATGCCAAAAAAAGTCCACTTGCTCTTTTGGCCCAAACGTGCTCTCAGATCGGCAAACCGGACCCGCCATCCTCCTCCAAGCTGTCCTCTGCGGCCTCCAATGGATCTAGTGACAAGGAGACCAAATCTGGTCCGCTGAAAATGAGCGACATCGGAGCCGAGGACAAATCTAGCTTCAAACCGTACTCCAAATCGTCAGAGAAGAAGGACTCGAGCAGCAGCCTCAGTGGAGATAAAACCAGTTTCCGAGTGCCTAGCGCCACCTGCCAGCCGTTCACCCCCAGGACAGGCAGCCCCAGCTCCTGCACCTCAGTCTCTCCTCTGCCGTCTGACGGCAAAGCGGGGGACAAGGACGACAAGAAGGAGTCTGAGAGCAATAAAAGCAGTACGGCAGATAATAATGGCAGCCACAGGATAAGTGGAAATACATCTGACGGCAGCCAACACCATGAGAACACATCTGGATCCAAGACTGTTACATCCGACTCTCCATCTGTAACCTCATCGTCCTCCGTTCTCAGCTCTGGACTCGTGGCCCCTGTTTCCCCATATAAGCCCGGTCATACAGTTTTTCCCATGCCACCTGCTGGTATTTCCTATCCTGGAAGTTTGGCGGGTGCCTATGCAGGTTACCCGCAGTCGTTCCTCCCTCATGGAATGACCCTTGACCCCACCAAATCCAGCAGCCAGCTGTTAAGTGCACAGTTTGCCGCCGCCAGCTCACTGGGTTGCAGCAAAGCCGGAACGAGTCCATTATCTGGATCATCACCGCCGTCTCTAATGTCTGCTAGTCTGTGTCGAGACCCCTACTGCCTGAGCTACCACTGTACAAGCCATTTGTCCGGTGCGTCCAGCGCTAATTGCGGTCatgactctgctgctgctgccgccgcgcTCAAATCCGGATACCCGCTCATGTACCAGACGCACCCGTTACACGGCGTGCACTCCTCGGCCCCGTCTTTCAACGGACACCCCTTATATCCTTACGGGTTTATACTTCCCAATGACCCCCTGCCACACATATGTAACTGGGTGTCTGCTAACGGACCTTGCGATAAGCGCTTTTCCTCCTCCGAGGAGCTTCTCGGCCACTTGCGGACTCACACGGCCTTTGCCGGCACTGAGAAGTTTATATCTGGGTACCCCGGGTCGTCTTCTCTCGCCAACGCCGCCGCGGCCGCTGCGATGGCTTGTCACATGCATATGCCTCATAGTGGCAGCCCTGGCAGCCCCGGAACGCTGGCCCTCAGGGGCCCCCATCACCCCCTCGGACTGAGCAGCCGCTATCACCCTTATTCGAAGAGCCCCATGCACACACCCGGGGCCCCGGTGCCGATGCCCGCGGCCACAGGGGCTTATTATTCCCCGTACGCCTTGTATGGACAAAGACTGACAACAGCCTCAGCCTTAGGATACCAGTAG